The following nucleotide sequence is from Tardiphaga sp. 709.
TCTGCGTGCCGGGCGGCAAGGAGACCGCGCGGATGCTGAAGTCGCTCTATGAAGAGCTCGACAAGGCACCGGCGGGTGCTGCGCCCGCGGCAGCAGCGACGACTGCTGCTGCGGAGCCGGCCGAAGTTGCTGCGCCGGATCCGTCGACGCTCGGCCGCTCGCGCGACAATCCCGCACCCGCGGTGTTTCTCGGCCGCCGCCTGCTCAACGGCAAGGGCTCTGAGAAGGAAACCTGGCATATCGATTTCGATCTCTCGGGCTGTGGCCTCGATTACGTCGTCGGCGACAGTTTCGGTATCTTTGCGTCGAACGATCTCGGTCACGTCGACCAGATCATCGCTCTGCTCGGCGCGTCGCATACGACGGAAGTGCGTGGCAAGACGCTGCGTGAGGTGCTGCAATACGACGTCTCGCTGGCCCCGGCACCGGACTCGCTGTTCGAACTGATGTCCTATCTCACCGGCGGGGCGCAGCGCGCCAAGGCACGCGCACTGGCGCAGGGCGAGGACCCAGATGGCGATGCCGCGACGCTCGATGTGATGGCGGCGCTGCAGAAATTCTCTGGCGTGCGGCCGCATCCGGAGGCTTTTATCGAAGCGCTGGAGCCACTGCAGCCGCGGCTCTACTCAATCTCGTCATCGCACAATGCGACGCCGGGCAAACTGTCTCTCACCGTCGATATCGTTCGTTACATGGTGGGCAAGCGGAAGCGACATGGTCTCGCCTCAAGCTTCCTCGCCGATCGCATCCAGCCCGGCGATGAGCTCAAGGTCTATGTTCAGAAGGCTCATGGTTTTGCGCTGCCGGAAAATCCCGAGACGGCGATCATCATGGTGGGGCCGGGCACCGGAATCGCGCCGTTCAGGGCGTTCCTGCACGACCGCAAGGCCACCAAGGCGCCGGGCAAGAACTGGCTGTTCTTCGGCCATCAGCGCAGCACCTCCGATTTCTTCTATGCCGACGAACTTAATGGCATGAAGACCGAGGGCTTCCTCACACGGTTGTCGCTGGCCTGGTCGCGCGACGCCGGCGAGAAGTTCTATGTGCAGGATCGCATGCGCGAGGTCGGCCGCGACGTCTGGACCTGGCTCGCAGAAGGCGCCCATGTCTATGTCTGCGGCGATGCCAAGCGCATGGCCAAGGATGTGGAGCGGGCTCTGGTCGATATCGCCGCCCAGCATGGCGCGCGTTCGACTGATGAAGCGGTGATGTTTGTCAGTGAGCTGAAGAAGAAGGGGCGGTTTCAGCTCGACGTATATTGAGTTATTTGAACTGGAGCACACGGCGAATGTCGTCCCCGCGAAGGCGGGGACCCATACACGCTGGTGCATCGGTCAATGCGATGACAGTACGGTTCTGCCGTTGCCTTCACTTTTTCGACGGTGGTTATGGGTCCCCGCCTTCGCGGGGACGACGATTGAGAATGACTTTGCTGTTGTGGCCAGCAGACGGAGCATGCTTCTCCGGCGCGAAACAGCCTTCTTCGCAACGTCCGCAGAACTTGGAGAAACTCTCTCCAACTACTTCCACATTCAAAATTCCATTTCATTGACCCTGCGCGCCGCGCTGCGCATCCTCGTACCATCGAAATCACAGGGGCGGGAGTCGTCGGACTCTCACGGCTGAGCTTCCACTCAACACATTGACCATCGCATCAGCGCGAGCCGCAACACTATGCGTTGCGGCAATGGGCAGCGCTGTGCCGATCGCAAGGAGACCAGATGTCGAACGATGATCACAACCGCAAGCCGCTGATGGATCGCCGGTCGCTGTTGCGCGGCGGCGCTGCAGCCGCATTGGCCGCGCCACTCGGCGTATGGGGCGCGCAGGCGTTTCCGTTCCGGCAGGCGTCACCCATCGATTTTTCCGAATTTCCGATCTGCAGGACCGCATCGGAGGCGCCCGCGCTCACCGGCGCACCGCGCAAATTGAAGCTCTCCTGGAATGCCGGCGCGGTCTGCCTTGCGCCGCTGCCGGTCGCCATCGATCACGGCTTCTTCCAGAAGCAGAACCTCGATGTCGAGCTGGTCAATTACAGCGGCTCGACGGACCAGCTTCTCGAAGCCATTGCCACAGGAAAATCCGATGCAGGCCTGGGTATGGCGCTGCGCTGGCTGAAGCCGCTGGAGCAGGGCTTCGACGTCAAGATCGTCGCCGGCACCCATGGCGGCTGCCTGCGCGCGCTGGCGCCGGCGAAATCGGAAGTGAAGAGCGTTGCGGATTTCAAGGGCAAGACCATCGCCGTCGGCGATATGGCTGGTCCCGACAAGAACTTCTTCTCGATCCAGCTCGCGAAAGCCGGACTCAACCCGGATAAGGACGTCGAGTGGCGGCAATATCCCGGCAACCTCGTGCGGCTCGCCGTGGAGAAGGGCGAAGCACAGATCGGGCTCGCCTCCGATCCGCTGGCCTATCTCTGGCTCAAGGACGGCGAGCTGAAGGAAGTTGGCTCCAATCTCGATGGCCCCTACAAGGATATCAGCTGCTGCATCGTCGGCGTGCGCGGCAGCCTGCTGCGTGACGATCCACTGGTCGCGCGCGGCCTGACGCAGGCGCTGCTCGATGCCGCAATGTTCGCATCGCAGAATCCGGAGAAGGCTGCGAAGTCGTTCCAGCCCTATGCGCCGAAGAATGCCACCGTCGAAGATCTGCTGGGCATGGTGAAGTACCACACCCATCATCATCACCCCGTGGGCGATGCGTTGAAGCGCGAGCTGAAATCCTATGCCGACGATCTCAAGACGGTGTCGGTGTTCAAACCGTCGACCGACACCACCAAATTCGCGGAGCGCATCTATGCCGACGTATTCCGCGTCTGAGATCGCACCGCTTGGCGGTGACCGCGAGACCGCGCTCATTGCTGGCGATGGCGGACTTCAATTCGTCAGCAAGCTTCGTTTCAGCATTACGGGGATCGGGGCAGGGCTTGCGTGGCTGGCTTTCGGCCTGGCGTGCCTGCGATGGCCAGATATCGGCGACTGGCCACGCACCGAGGCTGTAGCCTATACGGCATTCGCGATTGCTGGCGGCATCGCGATTGCGACCACGGCGCAGGCGGCGCTCGGCAAGTTCGGCGATGGCGTGCAGCGGCGCGCGCCATGGTTGCTTGCCTTGGGAGCGTTCCTGACGCTGTGGGAGCTTGCAACGGCGAAATTCGGCTGGCTGCCGTTGCCGTTCTTTCCACCGCCGCAGTCCATCGTCGAGGTCTATACCGACGACCTGCCAAAACTGCTCGACAGCGCGTTCGCCTCGGTGAAGCTGCAACTCGGCGGCTATTTCATTGGCGCGGCCGTAGGCTTCCTCACCGGCGTCTCCATCGGCTGGTCGCGGCTCGCGGGTTACTGGGTGCATCCGATCCTGCGCTTCATCGGACCGTTGCCGGCGACGGCCTGGCTGCCGATTGCGTTCTTCACGTTCCCGTCGGCCTGGAGCGCCAGCACGTTCCTGATCGCGCTTGCCACCGCCTTTCCGGTGACGGTGCTGACCTGGTCGGGCGTGGCCAGCGTCAGCACCGCCTATTACGATGTCGCACGAACGCTCGGTGCCAGGCCGTCGTTCCTGGTGACCAAGGTCGCAATCCCCGCAGCCTTGCCGCATGTGTTCGTCGGCCTGTTCATGGGGCTCGGCGCGTCGTTCGCGGTACTGGTCGTGGCCGAGATGATCGGCGTCAAGGCCGGGCTCGGCTTCTATCTGCAATGGGCGCAGGGCTGGGCGTCCTACAACAACATGTATGCGGCGCTGATCGTGATGTCGCTGCTCTGCTCCGGCGCGATCACGCTGCTGTTCAAGATCCGCGATCGCCTGCTGATCTGGCAGAAGGGTGTCGTCAAATGGTAGCGCTGGCAAAACCGTTTCAGCCCGCAGCGACCGGCGCGTCGCTCGACGTCAAGGGCGTCAGCCACGCTTTCGATATCGATGGCAGCGTGTTACCGGTGCTCGACGATGTCAGCATATCCGTCGCGCCCGGCGAGTTTGTCGCGCTGCTCGGCCCCTCCGGCTGCGGCAAGTCCACGCTGCTGCGTCTGGTCGCCGGTCTCGAGCCGCCGCGCGCAGGCACGCTGGAAGAGGACGGCGTCGCCATCACCGGACCTTATCCGTCGCGCGTCGTGGTGTTCCAGGATCCGACGCTGTTTCCGTGGCGGACCGTCTGGGACAATGTCGCGCTCGGGCTCGAGGCGCAGGGTGTGCTGAAGACGCAGCGTCACCGCGTCGATGCGGCCATCGATCTCGTCGGCCTCGGAGCCTTCCGGAAGGCCTATCCGCATCAGCTCTCGGGTGGCATGGCGCAGCGCGTCGCGCTGGCGCGCGCGCTGGTCAATGATCCGCGCATCCTTGTGCTCGATGAGCCGCTCGGCAAACTGGATTCGCTGACACGCATCACCATGCAAGCCGAGCTGGTGTCGCTCTGGCAACGCAACGGTTTCACGGCACTGCTGGTGACCCATGACGTGGAGGAGGCGCTGTTCCTCGCCAACCGGGTCATCGTGTTCAGCGATCGCCCCGCGCGGGTAACGGCGGATATCACGGTCGACCGGCCCTATCCGCGCCATCGTGGCGATCCGCATCTGGCCGAGCTGCGACGACAGATCCTGGGGTTGCTCGGGCTGGATGCGACGTGGTGAGCTTCCCTGGGTCGTGAACTCATAAACGGGAACGTCCGCAACTTGTTGATCGCGGACCGGCGGCCTTAGGGCGCGCGAGCGGGTATAGCCGCTATCAGCTTGTGGAGTCGGCTTTCTCGAAAGCGATCGTGCTCTGGAAGTCGAAGGGCTTCTCACGTTCCAAGATAATGCCGGGCAGGCTCAGAGCGACGAACGCGCGGCACGCCCGCTCAGGCTGCTGCCCCACTCGCAATCACATGCTTAATCTGACGAACGTCACGCGCGGGCGGAGCGCCGAACTGACGCTGATACTCTCGGCTGAATTGTGAGGCGCTTTCGTAGCCGACCGCAAACCCAGCGTCTGAGGCATTTCGGCCGCCAGCCAGAAGTAGGTGGCGAGCCTCCTGCAAGCGCAGTTGTTTCTGGTATCGGAGAGGACTCACCCCGGTGATGGCCAGGAAGTGGCGATGTAGGCTCGCCCGGCTCATTCCACTTGCATCGCACAGAGCTTCGACGCGCAACCGCGCCTTGTAATTGTCCCGGATCCATCCAACGGCCCGCCGAACCCTGTTCAGCGCACCGTCGGGATGTGCAATTTGACGCAGCAGTCTGCCCTGCGGGCCTTGCAGCAGACGATACATCAGCTCTCGCTCGACCATCGGTGCGAGAACCGGGATATCATCAGGGGTGTCAAGCAAGGCCAGCAAGCGAAGCAATGTCTCCCGCAGCGGAGCCGTCATCGGGTTGATCGCAATACCGACGTCCTGAAGATCATTTTCCCGCACGGGTGGCATGGCAGCCACTACCTCTGTCAACACTGCGGGGTCTAGATCGAGCGAGACCGCGACGTACGGCTGCCCATCGTCGGCAGCCCATATCTGACCGATAAGCGGGAGATCTAGGGCACTAATGAGATATTCCGCGCTGTCGTAGCTCAAAAGGCTCTTGTTGATGGCGACGCGTTTTGAACCCTGCAGGATAAAGCAAACCATCGACCGGTAGAGGCACGGTGCCGCAATCGAAACTTGTCCGACGCAGATGTCGAGGCGCGGTATTGACGAGTTCGTCCACCCCATTTTTGCGTGGCGGCAAGCGATATCGAGGTGCGGCGCTAGTTCGGTGGTCATGCCCAAGAATAGCACCTCCGCCAGTTCAAGCCAAGCTGTTGAGACAATCAGGCAAGATTCTGAGCGTATCAGGCGCGCCGGCAAGCCGCTCGTCCACTATTTTCGGACCATCACACGGATGAGGAAATCTCTCCTTTCGCAGCACAACCTTCGACAGAGGCAAGCTTTGACCAATCAAATCGCACTAATCACCGGCGCCAGCCGCGGCCTCGGCCGCAATATGGCGCTGCATCTTGCCAAACGCGGTGTCCATATCGTCGGCACCTACCGCAGCGGCGCGGCGGAAGCCGACGCGCTGTGCCAGGAGATCGAGACGTTGGGTAGCAGGGCCGCCATGCTGGCGCTCGACGTCACCGATACGGCAAGCTTCCCGACATTTGCAGAGAAGCTGGCCGAAACCCTGAAGACCGATTTCGACCGCGAGCGGTTCGACCTTCTCGTCAACAATGCCGGCAACGGTCTTTTCGCCAGCTTCGCCGAGGCGACCGAAGAACAATTCGAATCGCTCGTCGCCACACATCTGCGCGGACCGGTCTTCCTGACTCAGAAGCTTCTGTCCCTTATCAAGGACGGCGGGCGCATCCTGAACGTCTCGTCCGGGTTCGTGCGCTTCACGCTGCCAGGCTACAGCCTCTATGCGGCGATGAAGGCTGCGGTCGAGGTACTGACTCGCTACATGGCGGTCGAACTCGGCGCACGCCGTATCCGGGTCAACGCGATTGCGCCCGGCGCCATTGCGACCGACTTTGGCGGCGGTGCGGTGCGCGACAATGCCGATGTCAACGCCTATGTGGCGCAGAGCATCGCGCTGGGTCGCGTGGGCCTACCGGACGATGTCGGCGGTGCCGTCGCGGCCATCCTGTCCGATGATATGGGCTGGGCAAACGGTACGACCTTCGACATTTCGGGCGGGCAGTTGCTGTAGCTCCAATCACTGGCATTTCAATGCAACTCTACCGAGGGATTTTTCAGATGAAGTATGCGCTTGCAGCGATAGCGGCCGTAATGTTCTCCACGGGGGCCTGGTCTCAGACGTGCGACACGTCTAGCAAAATGAGAGATAGTAAGATGCCAACACCAATCGAAATCGTCACAGCCTTTAGCGCTGCTTTCCCTCAGGATAACGGGAAAGCCGCAATTCGGCGATGGTTTACCCCCAAGACGGTCTGGGTCAATGAAGGCGTGTCGACTACGACTGGCATCGAAGAGGCGATAGCTTTCCTTGAGCGGCCTGGCAGATCTCCGGACATCGCGGCAGTCCATTTTGACATTCTTGCTATTGCTGCGGACGGAAATCGCGTGTTGACCGAGCGACTGGACCGTTTTGTGCGCGCTGATGGGAGCGAGGTCGCCGCAGCGAAGTTGATGGGCATCTTTGAGATAGAAGGCGATTGCATCGTCGCGTGGCGTGACTACTTCGACGTCAACTTCGCCAAAAAAATAGCGAAGAAATAAGTAATGGCCTCGGCCTGCGCCTAACGAACGATGTCGGCGGTACCGTCGCCGTCATCATTTCCGACGATATCAGTTGGGCGAACGCCCGCATCGCCCCGTTCATCGAACTTGAAGAGACCATCATGCCCAACGCCAGCTTGACGCTTGTCAGTCATCCGCTATGCCCATTCGTGCAACGGGCGGCGATCGTCCTTCTCGAAAAGGGCGTGTCCTTCGACAGGATTGACGTCGATCTCGCGGCCAAGCCCGACTGGTTTCTGGCGCTTTCGCCAACCGGCAAGGTGCCGCTACTCAAGGTAACCCAGGCTGATGGGGCGGACGCCGTTCTCTTCGAAAGCATGGCGATCTGCGAGTTCCTCGAGGAAACTCACGGTGGCGTGAGGCTGTACTCGGACGATGCGCTGACTCGCGCCCGGCAGCGGGGTTGGATCGAGTTTGGCACAGCGACCCTCGCCGACGCCTGGCAGTACCTCAACGCCACAGATCGCCCGACCGCTGATGCAAAGCAGGCTGCGTTCCGGGATAGGCTCCAACGACTGGAGGCGGTTGTGGAAGGACCCTATTTCGGCGGTGTCGCTTTCAGCATGGTCGATGCGGTGTTCGCGCCTGTGTTTCGCTACTTCGACATTCTCGATCCGACCATATCGCAGCCGACTTTCGAGGGGTTTACCCGCGTTTCAGCGTGGCGGGCAGCGCTGGGGGCTCGACCGAGCGTCCGTGCTGCGGCGGCAAAAGACTATGCTGCGCGATTCCGGCAACACCTACATCAGCATCGGGCGCTCCTAGCGGCTTGAGTGCTGCTCAAAAAGAGCCGTCCGTTCCGATCCTCGTAAACCTGATGGGCCG
It contains:
- a CDS encoding ABC transporter substrate-binding protein, whose translation is MSNDDHNRKPLMDRRSLLRGGAAAALAAPLGVWGAQAFPFRQASPIDFSEFPICRTASEAPALTGAPRKLKLSWNAGAVCLAPLPVAIDHGFFQKQNLDVELVNYSGSTDQLLEAIATGKSDAGLGMALRWLKPLEQGFDVKIVAGTHGGCLRALAPAKSEVKSVADFKGKTIAVGDMAGPDKNFFSIQLAKAGLNPDKDVEWRQYPGNLVRLAVEKGEAQIGLASDPLAYLWLKDGELKEVGSNLDGPYKDISCCIVGVRGSLLRDDPLVARGLTQALLDAAMFASQNPEKAAKSFQPYAPKNATVEDLLGMVKYHTHHHHPVGDALKRELKSYADDLKTVSVFKPSTDTTKFAERIYADVFRV
- a CDS encoding AraC family transcriptional regulator codes for the protein MTTELAPHLDIACRHAKMGWTNSSIPRLDICVGQVSIAAPCLYRSMVCFILQGSKRVAINKSLLSYDSAEYLISALDLPLIGQIWAADDGQPYVAVSLDLDPAVLTEVVAAMPPVRENDLQDVGIAINPMTAPLRETLLRLLALLDTPDDIPVLAPMVERELMYRLLQGPQGRLLRQIAHPDGALNRVRRAVGWIRDNYKARLRVEALCDASGMSRASLHRHFLAITGVSPLRYQKQLRLQEARHLLLAGGRNASDAGFAVGYESASQFSREYQRQFGAPPARDVRQIKHVIASGAAA
- a CDS encoding limonene-1,2-epoxide hydrolase family protein: MPTPIEIVTAFSAAFPQDNGKAAIRRWFTPKTVWVNEGVSTTTGIEEAIAFLERPGRSPDIAAVHFDILAIAADGNRVLTERLDRFVRADGSEVAAAKLMGIFEIEGDCIVAWRDYFDVNFAKKIAKK
- a CDS encoding sulfite reductase subunit alpha; translation: MNQMTPPPKLEIIPASAPFSEAQRSWLNGFFAGLLSDGPAPLSAEQGAAIMEEDDGAPWHDQTMPIADRMKLAEGKPVRRKMMAAMAQQDCGQCGYNCNDYSDAIASKAEARLNLCVPGGKETARMLKSLYEELDKAPAGAAPAAAATTAAAEPAEVAAPDPSTLGRSRDNPAPAVFLGRRLLNGKGSEKETWHIDFDLSGCGLDYVVGDSFGIFASNDLGHVDQIIALLGASHTTEVRGKTLREVLQYDVSLAPAPDSLFELMSYLTGGAQRAKARALAQGEDPDGDAATLDVMAALQKFSGVRPHPEAFIEALEPLQPRLYSISSSHNATPGKLSLTVDIVRYMVGKRKRHGLASSFLADRIQPGDELKVYVQKAHGFALPENPETAIIMVGPGTGIAPFRAFLHDRKATKAPGKNWLFFGHQRSTSDFFYADELNGMKTEGFLTRLSLAWSRDAGEKFYVQDRMREVGRDVWTWLAEGAHVYVCGDAKRMAKDVERALVDIAAQHGARSTDEAVMFVSELKKKGRFQLDVY
- a CDS encoding ABC transporter permease — encoded protein: MPTYSASEIAPLGGDRETALIAGDGGLQFVSKLRFSITGIGAGLAWLAFGLACLRWPDIGDWPRTEAVAYTAFAIAGGIAIATTAQAALGKFGDGVQRRAPWLLALGAFLTLWELATAKFGWLPLPFFPPPQSIVEVYTDDLPKLLDSAFASVKLQLGGYFIGAAVGFLTGVSIGWSRLAGYWVHPILRFIGPLPATAWLPIAFFTFPSAWSASTFLIALATAFPVTVLTWSGVASVSTAYYDVARTLGARPSFLVTKVAIPAALPHVFVGLFMGLGASFAVLVVAEMIGVKAGLGFYLQWAQGWASYNNMYAALIVMSLLCSGAITLLFKIRDRLLIWQKGVVKW
- a CDS encoding ABC transporter ATP-binding protein, translating into MVALAKPFQPAATGASLDVKGVSHAFDIDGSVLPVLDDVSISVAPGEFVALLGPSGCGKSTLLRLVAGLEPPRAGTLEEDGVAITGPYPSRVVVFQDPTLFPWRTVWDNVALGLEAQGVLKTQRHRVDAAIDLVGLGAFRKAYPHQLSGGMAQRVALARALVNDPRILVLDEPLGKLDSLTRITMQAELVSLWQRNGFTALLVTHDVEEALFLANRVIVFSDRPARVTADITVDRPYPRHRGDPHLAELRRQILGLLGLDATW
- a CDS encoding SDR family NAD(P)-dependent oxidoreductase, with translation MTNQIALITGASRGLGRNMALHLAKRGVHIVGTYRSGAAEADALCQEIETLGSRAAMLALDVTDTASFPTFAEKLAETLKTDFDRERFDLLVNNAGNGLFASFAEATEEQFESLVATHLRGPVFLTQKLLSLIKDGGRILNVSSGFVRFTLPGYSLYAAMKAAVEVLTRYMAVELGARRIRVNAIAPGAIATDFGGGAVRDNADVNAYVAQSIALGRVGLPDDVGGAVAAILSDDMGWANGTTFDISGGQLL
- a CDS encoding glutathione S-transferase family protein; the encoded protein is MPNASLTLVSHPLCPFVQRAAIVLLEKGVSFDRIDVDLAAKPDWFLALSPTGKVPLLKVTQADGADAVLFESMAICEFLEETHGGVRLYSDDALTRARQRGWIEFGTATLADAWQYLNATDRPTADAKQAAFRDRLQRLEAVVEGPYFGGVAFSMVDAVFAPVFRYFDILDPTISQPTFEGFTRVSAWRAALGARPSVRAAAAKDYAARFRQHLHQHRALLAA